The sequence ATGAGAGGTTGTCAGCTTCTTATGGTCTTCATGTGGTCATCCTTTTTATTGAACTtttagctgacttaccataGCTATGGTTACATAACCTATATAAGGTAAGAACCTAAGACATCATTTGGCTGATCAGtccacatcctcttctacccTACTGTGAACACTCCTAAACAAGCAAACATACCCTCTGACTTTCCCAATGATGTGCTTCCTCTCTATCCATTCTATACCGTTGTACAACGTTATATCGTCTCCCGGGTTATTATCCCCTTTGGTCAAGAGAAGTTGAGTGGTGTTGCTGAACCATACTGATGAGCTGAATGTCATTGTGAAAGTCAAGCTCAATGAACAACTCACGAAATATGGGATTCTATTACTCGATGGACTATCGGTATATCTGCGCCGGGACTGTAGGATAGGAAGCATTAGCATCTAAACACCAGCTGCagcaagatggaagaaggatgacaaGCAGCGAGTGAAGTCTGTCCAATGTTTCACCACGAGTATTGATATGATTAATCAGAAGGAGTGGATATATGAATCTGCCCCCAAAAAAAAAGACTTTGACATGATGTCCCGAAAACTAGCAGGGATCAGAAGCGGAGTTAGAAGACATGACTCACATCTTGTAGACCGTTATATCCCCAATTTCATACGGTACATCGGCAGGATTCGTCAAGAACAATATATCTCCTCGGTAGAAAGCAGGTTCCATCGATCCTCTATTATCACGCACCCCACCAACTTCACATTagctatcatcatcatcgctgtCAGGTGATGAGAGGGGAACATACGAAAGTACGACCACTATAGGTGATTCCGAATTGGTGACGAGACACAACCCCTTCCACATCATTAAACCGGATGATACGACTGTCAAAAGGTTGAGCGCTTGGAATAGGAGCTATGTAAGGTAGAATGGAGGATCATGACACGcaggagattgaagaggatgacagGCAGTTTACAGCTTATCAGCTCGTAGTTTCATTTGGCCACTTCATCCATGATCTTCAGTGAGACCGTAACTCACCCCTTGGACTCCCAATGTCCTCAGACGGGCTATCTCGTTTGAGAACATCTTGAACAGGGTGATTCTTAGGGACTTCCACCAGGCAATGTGAGATTGTCACTTTGAATATCTGGGCTGGCCGTTAGAGGGGTATTGATGTAGGTCTAGGCATAGACCAAGGAGTCGGACTGCACTACCAAGTGGTGTATTGCTCTGGTGTGTATGGATGCAAGCAACTCAATCGTCCATCCACGTACTGTCAACAGACGTGTTCCTGATAACAGCCACGTGCACCGTGTAACCCCTTATCTATGGGTGAAAGTCCACGTCATTgccaatcgatcgatatcttgACTCACTCACGTTGGAACACTTCACTGCCTGCACTTGTAACCTTTCAGcgtccttctccttctcctcctcaccaCCATTCCCGCCCTCTACCTCCCGCTTTATGCGTCTTGCACACAGACTGTACAAGGCcataccaccttcatccaccttcttgcCCAAAATCAAACAAACAGCTGCTACAGCAAAGGACAAAATGTCGTTAACACCCGACCAAACCTCAAAGACTCAATCAGGAGCCATGACCCCCGGTGCGATCGCAACGGAACTATCCAAACTCGACTTGCCTGCTCCTAGCGGCCTCAAGCTGACTCTTCCGGCTGATCCCAAATCCCCTTCGAGTGCTGGAGCCGGAGCTGGACCCAATAGCGCTTTATCTGCTGGGGGGaattccctcttctctcctgtGGGGACGGATGATACAGGTGATATCTCTGGACCTGAACCGGAGGCTTTGACTGTAGCAAGGAGAAAGGCAAGATCTGAAAGTGTCTCTGAACAATTGTCTACCACATTATCGGAAATGAAATTACCTCAACCTGAAAGGATCTTCGGTCCATCAGACGATCAGAAcgctcaagatcaaggtccGGAGAAGAAACAGGGGGTATCACCTGAAGATTGGGATAAGGTGAAATTGGACGATGAAGTTCccgaagctgtcaaagaACCTAAGAGGATGACTCACAGTAGACATACTTCCAGAGCGTGAGTTCAGCCCCTCTTTGAACTGTTTAACATTTCAACTAACTTATGATCGGAAAGAGACTAACCGATGTTGATTTGTTGATTTAGCGACGCAGCCGTCCCAAGGACACCTACGATTAAAGAAGATCCcgaaccttcttcatcttctcataACGTAGCCAAGGAACAGAAAGTCACGCCGttcgatgtggaaggtgaagtagatGCGGATGGTAAAGATCTTggaatgtgagttgagtctGGAATTTGTATTCCCAGGGCGAGAAGACTTGTCAACTCGTCAATCAAGGCGGCGATATCAACCCTTTGGTGGCACATGTGTATCTCGCAATCATGcatgctgattgatttcctcctccttcctatAGCGATTACGATAAACTCACGAAACGTTTCGGAGCATCTTTGATTTCTCAGGAATTATTAGATAGATTCGAAAGATTGACAGGTCAAAAACCTCATCCCTTATTGAGGAGAGGTACTTTCTATTCCCATCGGTAAGTTCTGCTTCCTGAACTGCTCAAATCTATAGCTATATCCTAATGTGCGGCTACAAGACTAGCaagctgatgttgagaaTTTCGTTCGTGATGTAGTGATTTCAACTCGATACTCGATCGATACGAGAAAGGGCAACCGTTCTACCTGTATACGGGTAGAGGCCCATCGAGCGATTCGATGCATATGGGTCATTTGATTCCCTTCATGTTCACTGCGTGAGTTTAGCTTTTCATTGCACTTAAAGGTTGATCAGAAGCTGAACACATATCTTTATAGCTACTTGCAGAGAGTCTTCAATGTTCCTCTTGTGATTCAAGTGACAGGTAGGTAATATACCCCGCTCATCTAACGATTCCGGTATAAGCTTATTGTCTCGATCATTTCAGACGACGAAAAATACCTTCTCGAACGAGATATCAAGAAACAAGCTGAActcatgaagaagatcaaaggaaagaaaCCTCTCGATCTGTTGCGACATTACAAGAAGATGGGTCAAGATAATATCAAAGATATCATCGCTTGTGGTTTCATACCGGAGAAGACGTTCATCTTTTCCGATTTGGCTAATGTCGGGTGAGTCAGGGACTTCTATTGGCAAAATACCACCGATGTCATCTGAGGTAGAGGGTATACGCTCCTAGCTGTGTATCCACTGCTCTGGTTGGGTCCTTGTCAGCTAATGTACTTGATTGTTCTCTCAGCGGTGCTTTCTACGAGAATGTTGTACTCATGGCTAAAACCATCacccaaagtcaaagtagAAACGTGTTCGGTTTCACTGACTCGTAAGCTAGGTGTAGATGCTGATTGCCTCGTGTATCAACTGACGCTTATGACAAAGGGACAACATCGGAATGTTCCATTTCGCAGCTGTCCAAGCTAcaccatccttctccaactccTTCCCTCAGATCTTCGGTGCTCGAGACGATATCCCAGCTTTGATCCCTTGTGCCATTGACCAGGATCCTTATGTGAGCTCTTTCGTCAGAATTATCGGTTCATCGATAGATCTCATGGCTGACAATGAGTAACTCGTGTAGTTCCTTCTGACAAGAGACGCCGCCGATAAATTGCATTACAAGAAACCCGCATTACTCCACTCCAAATTCCTTCCCGCCCTCCAAGGAGCCGGTACCAAGATGTCCGCCTCCAAGGAGAACACCGCCATCTTCATGACCGATGATCCCAAGAAGATcgccaagaagatcaaatcccaCGCTTTCTCTGGTGGTGGTGCTACTCAGGAGGAACACAGGTCGAAAGGAGGTAATCCCGATGTGGATATCGCTTATCAGTATTTGAGTTTCTTTGAGGAcagtgatgagaagatggagaaattgGCCAAGGTATGTCCAGATCCACGCAAACATATCAAATCAACTCCGTGGAATGTAAGAATAAGGCAATATTAATCGCTTTGGTCAAATGGAACAGGAATACCGAGCGGGTACTTTGAGTACATCAGAAATGAAAGCTGCTTGTATTGAGAAATTGCAAGAGGTCGTTGCTGAGTTccaaaaggtgagtcagtaTAGATTACAACACAGATCATGACTATGATCTTGCCAATATACGGCTCTcgagctgatatatatatgtttcATACAACTCAGAACCGATCTGAAGTGACCGATGAGAAACTCGCCTACTTCCAAGATCCAACGAGGAAGATTGATCCTCGACCTAAACCCAAGGAAGCGGCTGAAGCTGCGCCTGGTGCGTAGGCGTTTGTGGCATCCACATTGCcagaagtagaagaagaagagaagttaGATATAGATTGGTGTACATACATTCAGTCTGATATATGTAGATTCATACTCATACGATAATCTGATGCAGAAGTACATAGAGTGCCACAGTGAAGCTAATTCCGAGGTTGCCACGTGTCTGTGAGGTGTCTATGACACAACCACCTATCGACCCCAGCACATACGCGTTGCAACCATGTACCATCTCTTTGATTACAGAATTAATCATCATACATCTGACTGAAAACAAGGGTCACtatcttcatttccatcagCTGTAAACTCCCTCATAGCAGGTCCAGCTGAGATAGGTAGATAGCTCAACACATAAATAGTCCTCACCTCTCCTTACACTCCTGTTCCGATTATCTCCCCTCTCACCCAAAATGTCAGAACCCGATCGACCAACTTTCGATATCGCTGTTCCCTCGACCGAtccagagaagaaggatcaggaCAAACCCAAGGCCAATGGGGATATTaaggggaaaggtaaagaagatggtggCAAGGAGGATGATGTTTCTGATATGGTTAGTGTCGATTCCCATTTCCTGAACTGCTATCTTCTGTGGaggtatcagctgatttcttgatatGGTAATAGAGCGAAGAGGATTTGCAGCTGAAAGCAGAGTTGGAGATGTTAGTCCAGAGActaaaggtgagtctagTCACGAGctctgagcttgagcttcatAAACCTATCACGCCTACCTTGGGGGAGACAGacagctgatatggtatatACCTTGCTATTTAGGAACCCGACACCAATCTCTATCTGCCAGCATTAGAATCCCTTCGAACGCTGATAAGAACATCCACGAGTTCAATGACATCTGTACCTAAACCTTTGAAATTCCTTAGACCTTTCTACGAGGAGATGGGCAAAATCAGAGATTCGTGGGACGAGGGGTTGAAGGAGCAAAGGGTGAGCTGAGGTCTTTTCCGTACAAAACAATATCCTACCTTCGATTTCCCGTGTGAAGGGTTGCGAAAGGTTCTGTGTACAATAAcatgaatgatggaagaagggtGCTTTGATGATCAAAAACGTAAATGCTGACACAGCTACATAGTCGCTCCTCGCTTCCATCCTTTCCGTGCTAGCTATGACCTACTCCGATACCGGTAAACGGGAAACCCTCTTTTACAGACTATTGTCTGAATCGACTGAAGCTCCTGGATTATGGGGACACGAATACGTACGACATCTAGCAGCAGAATTAGGTGAAGAGTACAATTCGAATTACGCTAGTGAATTAGATGCGGACTTGGGAGGTGTGGAAAAGCCAGAAGGTCTGAAATATACGACTGAACAGCTGAAAGCTTTATCGTTGGAATTGgtgaccttcttcctcaaacaTAATGCTGAAGCGGATGCGGTCGATATCCTCTTGGAGTTGGAGAACATCCATGAGATAGTAGAGTTGACGGATGATAAGAATTTCGAAAGGGTTTGTAGATATATGGTTAGGTGAGTTATCAAGTGTCTTGAGCCATTTTACCAAATCGTGATGCATGCTAACGGCAAGAACTTTTTGATCTTCAGCTGCGTGCCTCTTCTCGTTCCTCCAGATGATTCCGCTTTCCTAGAGACTGCTTCTAAAATATACGCCAAATACGATCGATATCCTGAAGCTATCGCCCTAGCTGTCAGGCTTAACAGCCCCTCCCTTATCCGACAATACTTTGAAGCACCTAAAAATCCGTAAGCTGATTTGAACCTCATATCAGATGTTGTTTTCATAGCTGACGATGTATCGCAGGGTCATGAAAAAACAACTTGCCTACTTCCTTGCTCGAGCGCAAATACCCCTTCATTGGGTTCACACCGCCGAAGGTACcgaatcagaagaagaggaacagcCACCCACTCAGGAAGAAGACGTCCTCGATTGCCTGGGCAATGTCAAGCTCTCCACTCACTTCAGGAATTTCGGTAAAGCTGTCGGTGTAGAGGAACCTAGAGCGCTAGAAGATATATACAAATCACACTTAGAACCCAATCGAACAACCCAAACTGCGGATTCAGCGAGACAGAACCTCGCTTCCACATTCGTCAACGCTTTCGTCAATGCTGGTTTCGGTAATGAAAAACTCATGGTTAACGCTGCAGAAGGTCAGAGCTGGATTTACAAGAATAAAGACCACGGTATGATGTCAGCTGCTGCTTCTGTCGGTTTGAGTCTGTTGTGGGATACCGAATCTGGTATTGATCATATTGATAAATACACTTATTCGCCTGAGGAACATATCAAGGCTGGTGCGCTCTTAGCTACCGGTATCTTCCATGCTGGAATTAGAACAGAATCTGATCTGGCTTACGCTTTACTGGAAGAACATGTGGACAGTAAGAGTTTATCCCTGAAACTTAGCGCGATCAATGGTTTAGGTATAGCATATGCTGGATCGGGTAGAAAGGACATAGCGGAAAAGTTACTTCCTCACGTCGCGGATGAGACCAACACTATGGAAGTCGCTGCTATGGCCGCTCTCGCTCTCGGTTTTGTGTTCGTCGGTTCAGGAGATGGTGAAATTGCGAGTGCAATCTTACAGACAATgatggaaagggaagaaactCAATTAGCATCCGAATGGACCGTCTTCATCTGCCtgggtttgggtttgatCTTCTTAGGTGAGCTTCACATCCTTGGCAAGTGATCCGGACGATATAGCTGACCTATCCACCGACTCGTAGCTACACAAGAGGATTCCGAGCCTACTGTCGCTACTCTCAAAGTCATCGAACACCCAATCGCGTCCATCGCCGAAACCATCGTTGACGTCTGCGCTTATGCCGGTACCGGAAACGTCCTCAAGGTGCAACAGATGTTACATTTATGTGCTGAACATGCCGATAAATCTAAGAAGGAAACGTCGGATAGTGATGCTGCACCCGTAGCtgctgaaggagaaggtcCGGCCGCTGCTGCAGTAGCCGACGCCGAAGGAGATGTCAACATGTCTGGGGAAACTACTGCTCAGCCTGTTACTGCTCCTACCGGTGGTGAAGCTGGTGCTTCCGCTGCAGCCGGTGGAGAcagtgaaggtgaagataaggataaggaagaaaaggataaagTGGATTCACTCAAATATCAAGCCTTCGCTACTATCGGTATAGCATTGATTGCgatgggtgaagatgtcGGTGCTGAGATGGCCTTGAGGCAATTCCAGCATTTGGTGAGTCCAGCTAGCCATCTATAACCGAccgatgagagatgatgacaGCTGACTGATTGTACAATATAGATGACATATGGTGATCCCGTAATCCGAAAATCCGTTCCACTCGCTCTCGGTCttatatcagcttccaacCCCCAATTGTCCATCCTTGATACTCTTTCAAAATACTCACACGACTCCGATTTGGACGTAGCTATAAACTCTATCTTCGCGATGGGTCTGGTAGGAGCCGGAACGAATAACGCGAGATTGGCTCAGATGTTGAGAGGCTTGGCTACATATTATGCTAAAGAACCAGACTGTTTCTTCATGGTCAGGATCGCTCAGGTGGGTTTGGATTTTTCCCTCTTGATCTTATATCAGAAGTGGCCAAGGACTAATTTTCGTTTAATTTCAAAAGGGTCTCGTACATATGGGAAAAGGCACGATAGGTATCAACCCTTACTTCAACGATGGACAGGTGATGAGCAGGACGGCCGTTGCGGGGTTATTAGCTACAATCGTATCTTTTACAGATGCTAGGAAGTG comes from Kwoniella mangroviensis CBS 8507 chromosome 2, whole genome shotgun sequence and encodes:
- a CDS encoding tryptophan-tRNA ligase, with the translated sequence MSLTPDQTSKTQSGAMTPGAIATELSKLDLPAPSGLKLTLPADPKSPSSAGAGAGPNSALSAGGNSLFSPVGTDDTGDISGPEPEALTVARRKARSESVSEQLSTTLSEMKLPQPERIFGPSDDQNAQDQGPEKKQGVSPEDWDKVKLDDEVPEAVKEPKRMTHSRHTSRADAAVPRTPTIKEDPEPSSSSHNVAKEQKVTPFDVEGEVDADGKDLGIDYDKLTKRFGASLISQELLDRFERLTGQKPHPLLRRGTFYSHRDFNSILDRYEKGQPFYLYTGRGPSSDSMHMGHLIPFMFTAYLQRVFNVPLVIQVTDDEKYLLERDIKKQAELMKKIKGKKPLDLLRHYKKMGQDNIKDIIACGFIPEKTFIFSDLANVGGAFYENVVLMAKTITQSQSRNVFGFTDSDNIGMFHFAAVQATPSFSNSFPQIFGARDDIPALIPCAIDQDPYFLLTRDAADKLHYKKPALLHSKFLPALQGAGTKMSASKENTAIFMTDDPKKIAKKIKSHAFSGGGATQEEHRSKGGNPDVDIAYQYLSFFEDSDEKMEKLAKEYRAGTLSTSEMKAACIEKLQEVVAEFQKNRSEVTDEKLAYFQDPTRKIDPRPKPKEAAEAAPGA
- a CDS encoding signal peptidase I, which codes for MFSNEIARLRTLGVQGLLFQALNLLTVVSSGLMMWKGLCLVTNSESPIVVVLSGSMEPAFYRGDILFLTNPADVPYEIGDITVYKIPGADIPIVHRVIESHISNTTQLLLTKGDNNPGDDITLYNGIEWIERKHIIGKVRGFLPYIGYVTIAMNDFPQLKYALLGGVGLVMLIQQET